Sequence from the Aspergillus nidulans FGSC A4 chromosome III genome:
TAACAGACTGATGCTTTCAGCACGGAAACCATCGAAGAATCGACTGACCCCGGGACTGCTTGggtcttctccttgaaccCAGGTATGCGAGAACCAGGCCTGTTGCCATTGCTTTTCCTTGGAATGCAATAGTCTTCGTAAGGGATTCGTCGAGATTACTGTTCCCCCAGTACAGCCAATAAGCGCACTAGGGTGCCAGGGGCTGCACGTCGCTAAAGCAGAAACAGTGCTCGGCATCCGAGCGACCGCCAGGGTGGTGAAGAAGCGCCGCAAAGTCAACAGACGTACAAAGTCGTTTTCATCACTAGAGACGAATGAGTGTAGCCAGGGCGAGTAGGTCAGATACGGCGAGCCCACTCGCATGCGAGTTGTTTCGACCACGTCCTTTTCATGGTCGACTATTGATGTTAGTCGCGTCTCTCCATCCATAGAGGTGGTAGCCACCAAATGGGCGTGAGTTGGATAACCGGGCGAGACGTTGAGAACATAAGTGGTGTGAATGGGATGGTAAAAGTAAGGTAGGTTGTCAGTTTGAGGCTCATTAAAGGGCGGCGCAATGCTCCATACGCCAACGAATCCGTTTGCGCAGCCCACAACAATGTCACTCGAAGACATCCATGCCACACATGTACATACTGTGGATGGGGGCCGCGCCTCAAACACTGGGACATCGATTCTGTCTTCACAATGTTAGTGTCTATCCACCACTTGATACAACCGCAAAACTTACAAAATTCGGTCTTTGTGGGATCATTGTTCACTTTCACGTCAATAACTCGGACATAACCATCGCCCCATACCCCGGCAAGTAGCCCTAAATTTCTGAAGCCGCCTTTGTTATCTTCATCCCGCGGCTTTCGGGTAATAGGACACCAGGCCATTCGCCTTAAGTCGCCCCATTTGGTACATAAAATCAACCGTAGGCTGGGCTCGATGTTCATATCAATGGTTTTCGTGAGACCGCCATCCTCGCTAGCTTTGAACGCCCAGATCTGCAGGGCACATGGGTAGGGTGCGGAGGACCGAaatgctgcggctgcgtaGTCCTTCAAAGGATCTAGATACATCTGTTTTTGCTCATTCGTGATTGGAGCTACCACAGATAGAAACTGGTCACGGCCACTTTGGTTCGGCACCCAGGCCAAACACTGGATGCGCTGCCCAATATTAAGTACCCAGCCCTGCCGTTTCTTTTTGTTGGATGTTTCCTTCTGATTCCGACTCTTGAGCTCTCCCCACGCATCCCCAAAGTTGAAGACCTCGTACTGGTTCAGATTGAACTCCATTTGGTTGCCAGCGGGGCCCATAAGCACAGTATGCTTTCCCTGTTTCGGTGTAGGCAAAAAGGTCGGGCATGCTTCTTGCTCATTGATCTGCTCGATTCGTTGGCGTTTTCTGAATCGCCCTCCGGGACCATCATCGTCATAATACCAGTCCCAGCTGCTCgttttctccttttcatAATCATCCGGCTCAACTCCGAAAGTCAAACCA
This genomic interval carries:
- a CDS encoding transcription factor TFIIIC subunit TFC6 (transcript_id=CADANIAT00005447); translated protein: MPSSRRSGRLSGVRKTYTVDPFAENDLDLTIFGEEDSKTPQNKGKGRVQGDDDSDEEFQAQEEEEEEDPDGDVSEAEEPSAENAGEGVDAATFKSRRLKGFQKPVRLDQPRSTKKRRPDGAIVLTGDETHSRGAWNPLEHAGKSIHLQVTFGLDERDLLAVLYTRDRWSRGIDSTFPTRVSLDEAESLRDYKYGLTFGVEPDDYEKEKTSSWDWYYDDDGPGGRFRKRQRIEQINEQEACPTFLPTPKQGKHTVLMGPAGNQMEFNLNQYEVFNFGDAWGELKSRNQKETSNKKKRQGWVLNIGQRIQCLAWVPNQSGRDQFLSVVAPITNEQKQMYLDPLKDYAAAAFRSSAPYPCALQIWAFKASEDGGLTKTIDMNIEPSLRLILCTKWGDLRRMAWCPITRKPRDEDNKGGFRNLGLLAGVWGDGYVRVIDVKVNNDPTKTEFYRIDVPVFEARPPSTVCTCVAWMSSSDIVVGCANGFVGVWSIAPPFNEPQTDNLPYFYHPIHTTYVLNVSPGYPTHAHLVATTSMDGETRLTSIVDHEKDVVETTRMRVGSPYLTYSPWLHSFVSSDENDFVRLLTLRRFFTTLAVARMPSTVSALATCSPWHPSALIGCTGGTVISTNPLRRLLHSKEKQWQQAWFSHTWVQGEDPSSPGVSRFFDGFRAESISLLRNMTGDRKMVNGTMVVTIYEEETHVTALSWNPNQSCAGWAAAGLGCGLLRIEDLAM